Genomic window (Gemmatimonadota bacterium):
GAGTCCGCCACGTAGTCCATGATCTTCCCCGGTATATTGACACCGGTGACGTCCGATGCGTCCGAAAGCCCGGACGGCGGGCCCATCTCCTGTACGAACCAGGCATCCTTCGTGCGAACCATGTCCACCACAGCGATACCGCCGCCGATCGCCCGGACGGCGCCGACCGCCAGGCCGTTCAGTTCCTCCGTGACGGGCTCCTGCTTCATCAGGCCGCCGGCGGTGATGGTCCCGATCCAGTGGTGGGTCAGCACCGATACGGCGGCCACCGTCTCGTCGCCGACCACGTACGCCCTGATGTCGTGTCCGGGCGAATCGATGTGCTTCTGCATGAAGAAGATGGAGTGGTGATATGCGCCGAGGATGCGTTTGTGCTCCAGGACCGTCGCCGCGGTATACTTGTCCCCGATCCGGGAAACGAGATGGCCCTCGGGACCC
Coding sequences:
- a CDS encoding RimK family alpha-L-glutamate ligase — its product is MELGIVLSRIRKDEKRLIAEADRRGIDVTTIDNTRLVFELDRRHMDLDVVLERCTDHHRAVYALTVFDHWGIPTVNRQSVVETYGNRLLTSLALRENGVPVPGVRVAYTPGSALEAMEDMGYPVVLRPVEGPEGHLVSRIGDKYTAATVLEHKRILGAYHHSIFFMQKHIDSPGHDIRAYVVGDETVAAVSVLTHHWIGTITAGGLMKQEPVTEELNGLAVGAVRAIGGGIAVVDMVRTKDAWFVQEMGPPSGLSDASDVTGVNIPGKIMDYVADSVAQEGRDA